The following coding sequences are from one Streptomyces sp. NBC_01232 window:
- a CDS encoding SWIM zinc finger family protein, giving the protein MNTRDRDPYEKTFPALPSAPGRGFARTWWGHAWLRALEDSALDGTQLGQGRKYARSGAVGAVSVRPGGLTAVVRDPDGTAHRTDVLVQEFTEAQWDRLLGLAAAEAGYIAALLDREVPPELAEDATAAGVELLPGIGDLDPRCDCGEWDHCPHTSALCYQVARLLDQDPFVLLLLRGRGERELVDELEERSTAEAELPREPADEGVPAAEVFATAADRPALPPLPALVPAPGQPPSLDTETEAEPHLDVDAVESLAQAAATEACRRLAEALAPGHADRAPTAPLTVSQDAVRLAAEAGDFRVRSRLAAATGRSRADMELAVRAWGFGAAPGLAALEDDWTPDRTTLARARAALASAWADAEAPVLRRVRARWTQAGTGRQLRLGREGRWWPYHREAGRWIPSGPSAPDPGSALEADPAG; this is encoded by the coding sequence ATGAACACCCGGGACCGAGACCCGTACGAGAAGACCTTCCCTGCGCTGCCGTCCGCCCCCGGCCGCGGCTTCGCCCGCACCTGGTGGGGCCATGCCTGGCTGCGCGCGCTGGAGGACAGCGCGCTCGACGGTACGCAGCTGGGGCAGGGCCGCAAGTACGCGCGTTCGGGCGCGGTCGGCGCGGTCTCTGTGCGCCCCGGCGGGCTCACCGCGGTGGTGCGCGATCCGGACGGGACTGCGCACCGGACGGACGTGCTGGTGCAGGAGTTCACCGAGGCGCAGTGGGACCGTCTGCTGGGTCTGGCCGCGGCCGAGGCCGGGTACATCGCGGCGCTGCTGGACCGGGAGGTGCCGCCGGAGTTGGCCGAGGACGCGACCGCGGCCGGGGTGGAGCTGCTGCCGGGCATCGGGGACCTCGATCCGCGCTGCGACTGCGGCGAGTGGGATCACTGCCCGCACACGTCCGCGCTCTGTTATCAGGTGGCCCGCCTGCTGGACCAGGATCCCTTCGTGCTGCTCCTGCTGCGGGGCCGGGGCGAGCGGGAGCTGGTGGACGAGCTGGAGGAGCGGAGCACGGCGGAAGCGGAGCTTCCGCGGGAGCCTGCCGACGAGGGGGTTCCGGCGGCGGAGGTCTTCGCGACGGCGGCCGACCGCCCTGCGCTGCCTCCGCTCCCGGCACTTGTGCCGGCGCCGGGCCAGCCGCCCTCGCTGGACACCGAGACCGAGGCGGAACCGCACCTCGATGTGGACGCGGTGGAGTCCCTGGCGCAGGCGGCCGCGACCGAGGCCTGCCGGCGGCTCGCGGAGGCGCTCGCTCCGGGCCATGCCGACCGCGCCCCGACGGCCCCGCTCACGGTCTCGCAAGACGCCGTACGACTCGCTGCCGAGGCCGGTGACTTCCGGGTCCGCTCCCGCCTGGCGGCGGCTACCGGGCGGAGCCGGGCCGACATGGAACTGGCCGTACGCGCCTGGGGCTTCGGCGCGGCCCCGGGCCTCGCGGCGCTGGAGGACGACTGGACGCCGGACCGGACCACGCTGGCCCGCGCCCGGGCGGCCCTGGCATCGGCCTGGGCGGACGCGGAGGCGCCGGTGCTTCGCCGGGTCCGCGCCCGCTGGACGCAGGCGGGCACCGGCCGCCAGCTCCGGCTGGGGCGGGAGGGGCGCTGGTGGCCGTACCACCGCGAGGCGGGGCGCTGGATCCCGTCGGGCCCTTCGGCCCCGGACCCCGGGTCGGCGCTGGAGGCCGATCCCGCGGGGTGA
- a CDS encoding class I SAM-dependent methyltransferase, with protein MSEDHTHVQEFFGARAADWDRKFPGDGPAFATAVAEFGLRPGDRVLDAGCGTGRAMTALRAAVGPAGIVLGADLTPQMLAAARRAGRDAEGALLLADVARLPLRDAALDGVFAAGLIAHLPDPGANLSELARVVRPGGRLALFHPIGRVALAARHGRELTPKDMRAEHNLGPLLTGSGWDMTSYADEDDRFLVLAVRHA; from the coding sequence ATGAGCGAAGACCACACACACGTGCAGGAGTTCTTCGGGGCGCGCGCGGCCGACTGGGACCGCAAGTTCCCCGGGGACGGGCCCGCCTTCGCCACCGCCGTGGCCGAGTTCGGACTGCGGCCCGGGGACCGTGTGCTCGACGCGGGCTGCGGCACCGGGCGGGCCATGACCGCGCTGCGGGCCGCCGTCGGACCCGCCGGGATCGTGCTCGGCGCTGACCTCACCCCGCAGATGCTGGCCGCCGCGCGGCGGGCCGGGCGGGACGCCGAGGGCGCCCTGCTGCTCGCCGACGTGGCCCGGCTGCCGCTGCGCGATGCGGCGCTCGACGGGGTGTTCGCCGCCGGACTCATCGCCCACCTGCCCGACCCGGGGGCGAACCTGAGCGAGCTCGCCCGGGTGGTCCGCCCCGGCGGCCGGCTCGCACTTTTCCACCCGATCGGGCGAGTGGCCCTGGCCGCGCGCCACGGCCGCGAGCTGACCCCCAAGGACATGCGGGCCGAGCACAACCTCGGCCCGCTGCTGACCGGTTCGGGCTGGGACATGACCTCGTACGCCGACGAGGACGACCGTTTCCTGGTGCTGGCCGTCCGCCACGCGTGA
- a CDS encoding oxygenase MpaB family protein yields MQRYDRLREILRLDPDKDFLAIYRLTAAYEFPWDFARALELALFRTYAVPSIGGLLAETAEFTERTQKRYDDTALLLDAVVEHGFESDTARTAIRRVNQMHRSYDISNEDMRYVLCTFVVIPARWLDAYGWRPLTHHERRACANYYATLGRHLGITDIPGSYEEFEATLEAYEEDHFAWDEGARKVADSTLDLMASWYPAPLAPAVRRASLALLDESLLGAFRFESPRPRVRRLVQGALWLRGRAVRLLPPRRDPHFARQNPEIKGYPDGYDVGELGTFPVPGSGGCPVPHPRRPAGAEAQPPA; encoded by the coding sequence GTGCAGCGTTACGACCGGCTGAGGGAGATCCTCCGTCTCGACCCCGACAAGGATTTCCTCGCCATCTACCGGCTCACCGCCGCCTACGAGTTCCCCTGGGACTTCGCCCGCGCCCTGGAACTCGCCCTGTTCCGGACATATGCCGTCCCGAGCATCGGTGGCCTGCTGGCCGAGACGGCCGAATTCACCGAGCGGACCCAGAAGCGCTACGACGACACCGCGCTGCTCCTGGACGCGGTCGTCGAGCACGGCTTCGAGAGCGACACCGCACGCACCGCGATCCGCCGTGTCAACCAGATGCACCGAAGCTACGACATCTCGAACGAGGACATGCGCTATGTCCTGTGCACTTTCGTGGTGATTCCGGCGCGCTGGCTGGACGCATACGGCTGGCGTCCGCTGACCCACCACGAGCGACGGGCTTGCGCGAACTACTACGCCACTCTCGGCCGCCATCTGGGCATCACGGACATCCCGGGCTCCTACGAGGAGTTCGAAGCCACGCTGGAGGCCTACGAAGAGGACCATTTCGCCTGGGACGAAGGCGCCCGCAAGGTCGCCGACTCCACCCTCGACCTCATGGCCTCCTGGTACCCGGCGCCGCTCGCCCCCGCCGTGCGGCGCGCGAGCCTCGCCCTCCTCGACGAGTCGCTGCTGGGCGCCTTCCGGTTCGAGTCCCCGCGCCCCCGGGTCCGGCGGCTGGTCCAGGGTGCCCTGTGGCTGCGCGGCCGTGCGGTGCGGCTGCTGCCCCCGCGCCGGGACCCGCACTTCGCCCGCCAGAACCCCGAGATCAAGGGCTACCCGGACGGCTATGACGTGGGTGAGCTCGGCACGTTCCCCGTGCCCGGCTCGGGCGGCTGCCCCGTGCCGCATCCCCGCCGGCCCGCCGGAGCCGAGGCCCAGCCTCCGGCCTGA
- a CDS encoding MHYT domain-containing protein, whose protein sequence is MGHLDHAAYGWLTPALSYVMASIGAALGLRCTVRALATTGASRRNWLLTAASAIGTGIWTMHFVAMLGFEATGTEIHYNVPLTILSLLVAMLVVGAGVFAVGYGNDRNRSLVLGGLTTGLGVASMHYLGMAALRLHGEVSYDPLTVGLSVAIAVFAATAALWAALNIKSPVAVAVASLVMGAAVSSMHYTGMMAVAVRVSPSDAVLPGATAMQFIFPLAVGLGSYLFITAAFVALSPTVGERGAGAAARHPGEATVSAH, encoded by the coding sequence CTGGGACATCTGGACCATGCCGCCTATGGGTGGCTGACACCCGCGCTGTCATATGTGATGGCATCGATCGGCGCCGCCCTCGGGCTGCGCTGCACCGTCCGTGCGCTCGCCACGACCGGAGCCTCCCGCCGCAACTGGCTCCTCACCGCGGCCTCGGCCATCGGCACCGGCATCTGGACCATGCACTTCGTCGCGATGCTCGGCTTCGAGGCCACGGGCACCGAGATCCACTACAACGTGCCGCTCACGATCCTCAGCCTGCTCGTCGCCATGCTGGTCGTCGGCGCCGGGGTCTTCGCCGTCGGATACGGCAATGACCGCAACCGGTCCCTCGTACTGGGCGGCCTCACCACCGGGCTCGGCGTCGCCAGCATGCACTACCTGGGCATGGCGGCCCTCCGGCTGCACGGCGAGGTCTCGTACGACCCGCTCACCGTCGGCCTCTCCGTCGCCATCGCCGTGTTCGCGGCGACCGCCGCGCTGTGGGCCGCGCTCAACATCAAGTCGCCGGTTGCGGTCGCCGTCGCCTCCCTCGTCATGGGCGCCGCCGTCAGCAGCATGCACTACACGGGGATGATGGCCGTCGCCGTGAGGGTCAGCCCCTCGGACGCGGTCCTGCCCGGTGCCACGGCCATGCAGTTCATCTTCCCGCTCGCCGTGGGGCTGGGCTCGTACCTGTTCATCACCGCCGCCTTCGTCGCGCTCTCCCCCACCGTCGGCGAGCGCGGCGCCGGCGCTGCCGCCCGTCACCCGGGGGAGGCCACGGTGAGCGCCCACTGA
- a CDS encoding GAF domain-containing protein, which produces MGDPSVALPGGADPAARTRELRLAHAAFTRDGRVEDPVRAVIARSWRRCARARLSPECAPGVELAEAELRPYREEHPLARVMPLFRDLVGAFAAHGAHLLAVCDARGSLLWVEGEPGTLRRAEGLGFVPGARWAEAAMGTNAPGTAVATGEPVQVFGAEHFSRRVHPWTCAAAPVRDPRTGRVLGAVDITGGDGLAHPHSLAFVQAVARAAEAQLALLEPGLPAAGDCLAALGRDEALLVNEGRRVRLGRRHSEIMALLAHHPEGLSGEELTIALYEDESVSPVTLRAEISRLRAVLGRSAPLSRPYRTAGALDADFTALTRQLAAGAVSAALHHYPGPLLPASTAPGIVRLRRRIEEQTRAAVIARADAGLLTDWVCSPWGADDPEAWRALAAALPPERRPAALARVRALDRELGARPDPRARRRATYPQPARP; this is translated from the coding sequence ATGGGCGATCCGTCGGTGGCACTGCCGGGCGGAGCCGATCCGGCCGCCCGGACGCGCGAACTACGTCTGGCCCACGCGGCGTTCACCCGGGACGGGCGGGTCGAGGATCCCGTGCGGGCCGTCATCGCGCGGTCCTGGCGCAGGTGCGCGCGGGCGCGGCTCAGCCCGGAGTGCGCGCCCGGGGTGGAGCTCGCGGAGGCGGAGCTGCGGCCGTACCGGGAGGAGCATCCGCTGGCCCGGGTGATGCCGCTGTTCCGGGATCTCGTCGGGGCGTTCGCCGCGCACGGGGCGCATCTGCTGGCCGTGTGCGACGCGCGGGGCAGCCTGCTGTGGGTGGAGGGCGAACCGGGCACCCTGCGGCGGGCCGAGGGCCTGGGCTTCGTCCCGGGCGCGCGCTGGGCGGAGGCGGCGATGGGGACCAACGCCCCCGGCACGGCGGTCGCGACCGGCGAGCCCGTGCAGGTCTTCGGGGCCGAGCACTTCAGCCGCCGGGTGCACCCGTGGACCTGCGCGGCGGCCCCGGTGCGGGATCCGCGCACGGGCAGGGTGCTGGGCGCGGTGGACATCACCGGCGGCGACGGCCTCGCCCACCCGCACTCCCTGGCCTTCGTACAGGCGGTGGCGCGGGCTGCGGAGGCCCAGTTGGCCCTGCTCGAACCGGGCCTGCCGGCTGCCGGGGACTGTCTCGCCGCCCTCGGCCGGGACGAGGCGCTGCTGGTGAACGAGGGCCGCAGGGTCCGCCTCGGCCGCCGGCACAGCGAGATCATGGCGCTGCTCGCGCACCATCCCGAGGGCTTGTCGGGCGAGGAGCTGACGATCGCCCTCTACGAGGACGAGTCGGTGTCACCGGTCACGTTGCGCGCCGAGATCTCCCGGCTGCGGGCCGTGCTGGGGCGTTCGGCGCCGCTTTCGCGCCCGTACCGCACGGCCGGCGCTCTGGACGCGGATTTCACCGCCCTGACCCGGCAGTTGGCCGCCGGGGCGGTGTCGGCGGCCCTCCACCACTACCCGGGGCCCCTGCTGCCGGCCTCCACCGCGCCCGGCATCGTGCGGTTGCGGCGCCGCATCGAGGAGCAGACGCGGGCGGCCGTGATCGCGCGGGCGGATGCCGGGCTGCTGACCGACTGGGTGTGCAGCCCGTGGGGCGCGGACGACCCGGAGGCGTGGCGGGCTCTCGCGGCGGCCCTGCCGCCGGAGCGCCGGCCGGCCGCGCTGGCCCGCGTACGCGCCCTGGACCGGGAGCTCGGCGCGCGCCCGGACCCTCGCGCGCGGCGGCGTGCAACGTATCCGCAACCCGCCCGTCCCTAG
- a CDS encoding DEAD/DEAH box helicase, whose amino-acid sequence MLSEISGLIHHSAVFLPAEPARSGRIALWPADGTAGGADPRAAHRADTGTTGTHTGTGTGTGTGTGTGSFEELTVITPDLRRATVVALVLSVDEALPLLTRARSAAAEAAAAATAEADPSDATVGPVDAAGPVAAGTAFWGAAALLALRLAARGQLLPGLSPAGHDAWRIGPLEAADLDEIRELAATMPPAAHCVPLNADGPPRLPAPEPLLRAFLDAVADTLPRSPAAPAAADGPAFAARPPRLHPELRGWASEVAACHDAGVRISLRIELDRALDHEGEQAPDAPTESAAAFRAVLQMHSLADAALVADAADVWAGSGAAAAAFPPGARLDALRALRRAARLWPPLAPLLGAAVPDSVELADEEVTELLGEAAAALAADGVQVHWPRGLLRDLSARAVLGARTAEDTGSPGTGGPGTDRTGRAGRAADGSLPSGLLSPGALLSFSWRHALGDQGDLTRAELDRLAEAKRPLVRLRDQWVLVDPAEARRARARQDRTIAAADALAAVLTGSAEIDGRRVDVEATGPLEGLRARLTADPQEADALGAPPELRATLRDYQLRGLRWLARMTSLGLGACLADDMGLGKTVTLIALHLHRNRPEDPGTGTGTAGATLVVCPASLLGNWQREIEKFAPGTPVRRFHGPGRSLAGLTGGFVLTTYGTMRLAAPELAATAWGMVVADEAQHVKNPRSSTARALRTIPAAARVALTGTPVENNLSELWAVLDWTTPGILGRLGTFRARYAEPVESGRDAQAAARLGALVRPFLLRRKKSDPGIAPELPPKTETDHTVTLSREPTSLYEAVVRETLAAISEADGMERRGLVVKLLTSLKQICNHPAHYLREHSPTERGAKEAGGGATAARSGKLELLDELLDTILAEGGSVLVFTQYVAMARILEKHLAARGIASQLLHGGTPVPRREELVDRFQAGEVPVFLLSLKAAGTGLNLTRAGHVIHFDRWWNPAVEEQATDRAYRIGQTQPVQVHRITAEGTVEDRIAQLLARKRALADAVLTGGESALTELTDAELAELVALRPTARGE is encoded by the coding sequence GTGCTCTCCGAGATCTCCGGCCTCATCCACCACTCCGCTGTCTTTCTTCCCGCCGAGCCGGCCCGCAGCGGCCGCATCGCCCTGTGGCCGGCCGACGGCACGGCCGGCGGCGCCGACCCCCGCGCCGCCCACAGAGCCGACACCGGGACCACCGGCACCCACACCGGCACCGGCACCGGCACCGGCACCGGCACCGGCACCGGCAGTTTCGAGGAGCTCACGGTCATCACCCCGGACCTGCGTCGGGCCACCGTGGTCGCACTCGTCCTGTCCGTGGACGAAGCCCTGCCGCTACTCACCCGCGCCCGGTCCGCCGCAGCCGAGGCGGCGGCCGCGGCCACAGCCGAGGCCGATCCCAGCGATGCCACCGTCGGCCCCGTCGACGCCGCCGGCCCCGTCGCCGCCGGCACGGCGTTCTGGGGCGCCGCCGCCCTGCTCGCCCTGCGCCTCGCCGCGCGCGGGCAGCTCCTTCCCGGCCTGAGCCCCGCCGGCCACGACGCCTGGCGGATCGGGCCGCTGGAGGCCGCCGACCTCGACGAGATCCGGGAGCTGGCCGCCACCATGCCGCCCGCCGCCCACTGCGTACCTCTGAACGCCGACGGGCCGCCCCGGCTGCCCGCGCCGGAGCCGCTGCTGCGGGCCTTCCTCGACGCCGTCGCCGACACCCTCCCCCGCTCCCCCGCCGCCCCGGCCGCCGCCGACGGGCCCGCCTTCGCCGCCCGCCCGCCGCGCCTCCACCCCGAACTGCGCGGCTGGGCCTCCGAGGTGGCCGCCTGCCATGACGCCGGGGTGCGGATCTCCCTGCGGATCGAGCTCGACCGTGCCCTCGACCACGAGGGGGAGCAGGCCCCCGATGCGCCCACCGAGTCCGCTGCCGCCTTCCGGGCCGTCCTCCAGATGCACAGCCTGGCCGACGCGGCCCTCGTCGCCGACGCCGCCGACGTGTGGGCCGGATCCGGAGCCGCCGCGGCCGCCTTCCCGCCCGGCGCCCGGCTGGACGCCCTGCGCGCCCTGCGCCGCGCCGCCCGGCTGTGGCCCCCACTGGCCCCGCTGCTGGGCGCGGCCGTCCCGGACTCGGTCGAGCTCGCCGACGAGGAGGTCACGGAGCTGCTCGGCGAAGCCGCGGCCGCCCTGGCCGCCGACGGGGTCCAGGTGCACTGGCCGCGGGGGCTCCTGCGCGACCTGAGCGCCCGGGCCGTCCTCGGCGCCCGTACCGCCGAAGACACGGGCAGCCCCGGCACGGGCGGCCCCGGCACCGACCGCACCGGCCGCGCCGGCCGCGCCGCCGACGGCTCCCTCCCCTCCGGGCTGCTCTCCCCCGGCGCCCTGCTCTCCTTCAGCTGGCGCCACGCCCTCGGCGACCAGGGCGATCTCACCCGCGCCGAACTCGACCGCCTCGCCGAGGCGAAGCGCCCCCTGGTCCGGCTGCGCGACCAGTGGGTCCTGGTCGATCCGGCCGAGGCCCGCCGGGCCCGCGCCCGCCAGGACCGTACGATCGCGGCCGCCGACGCGCTGGCCGCCGTACTCACCGGGTCGGCGGAGATCGACGGCAGGCGGGTCGACGTAGAGGCCACCGGTCCGCTGGAGGGCCTGCGCGCGCGCCTCACCGCCGACCCGCAGGAGGCCGACGCCCTCGGCGCGCCGCCGGAGCTGCGGGCCACCCTGCGCGACTACCAGCTGCGCGGCCTGCGCTGGCTGGCCCGGATGACCTCGCTCGGTCTCGGCGCCTGTCTCGCCGACGACATGGGCCTCGGCAAGACCGTCACCCTCATCGCCCTGCACCTGCACCGCAACCGGCCCGAGGACCCCGGCACCGGCACCGGCACCGCCGGGGCCACCCTCGTCGTGTGCCCGGCCTCGCTGTTGGGCAACTGGCAGCGGGAGATCGAGAAGTTCGCCCCCGGCACCCCCGTACGCCGCTTCCACGGACCGGGCCGCAGCCTCGCAGGGCTCACCGGCGGCTTCGTCCTCACCACCTACGGCACCATGCGCCTGGCCGCGCCCGAACTCGCCGCCACCGCCTGGGGCATGGTCGTGGCCGACGAGGCCCAGCACGTCAAGAACCCGCGTTCCTCCACCGCCCGGGCCCTGCGCACCATCCCGGCCGCGGCGCGCGTGGCCCTGACCGGCACGCCCGTCGAGAACAACCTGTCCGAGCTGTGGGCCGTCCTCGACTGGACCACGCCCGGGATCCTGGGCCGCCTCGGCACCTTCCGCGCCCGCTACGCCGAACCCGTCGAGAGCGGCCGTGACGCCCAGGCCGCCGCCCGGCTGGGGGCGCTCGTACGGCCGTTCCTGCTCCGCCGCAAGAAGTCCGACCCCGGCATCGCGCCCGAGCTGCCTCCCAAGACCGAGACCGACCACACCGTCACGCTCAGCCGCGAGCCGACCTCGCTCTACGAGGCCGTCGTACGCGAGACCCTCGCCGCGATCTCGGAGGCGGACGGGATGGAGCGGCGCGGTCTGGTGGTCAAGCTGCTGACCTCCCTCAAACAGATCTGCAACCATCCCGCCCACTACCTGCGCGAGCACAGCCCTACGGAACGCGGCGCGAAGGAGGCCGGTGGCGGCGCCACCGCAGCCCGCTCCGGCAAGCTGGAGCTCCTCGACGAACTCCTCGACACGATCCTGGCTGAGGGCGGCTCGGTGCTGGTCTTCACCCAGTACGTGGCGATGGCCAGGATCCTGGAGAAGCACCTCGCGGCCCGCGGGATCGCCTCGCAGCTGCTGCACGGCGGGACGCCGGTGCCGCGCCGCGAGGAGCTCGTGGACCGTTTCCAGGCGGGTGAGGTCCCGGTCTTCCTGCTGTCCCTGAAGGCGGCCGGCACCGGCCTGAACCTCACCCGGGCCGGGCACGTCATCCACTTCGACCGCTGGTGGAACCCGGCCGTCGAGGAACAGGCCACCGACCGCGCCTACCGCATCGGCCAGACCCAGCCCGTCCAGGTCCACCGCATCACCGCCGAGGGCACCGTCGAGGACCGCATCGCGCAGCTCCTGGCGCGCAAGCGCGCCCTCGCCGACGCCGTCCTCACGGGCGGCGAGAGCGCGCTCACCGAACTGACCGATGCCGAACTGGCCGAACTCGTGGCGCTGCGCCCGACCGCACGCGGGGAGTGA
- a CDS encoding polyprenyl synthetase family protein — protein MSYLDLHREVSQDIDAEIETALERLGPLASTTRNSVAKLLEHRKLRHPLSVLPLLTHAIETGNPKPAIPLSAVHLLWWTSACYLDDLADANGASISGELTENEALLASVITGNALPIQILLEQDLPESARSALITEILNGWIIGVDGQIDDMRGDIGSASRKSVVETYRGKSGAPFGMITAMAAIFSGTTAEKIELWREFGYVFGILWQIFNDQEDILSGRDEDLLNGTVTYLLASVIEDASPVSRERILGLCDAAGRSHQARSELAGLLRTPAALDRYRAEIDAFRAEGYRILDELGGDGTYMRVLRHLVDHASQMLLEPELVPAVVSGAA, from the coding sequence ATGTCCTACCTGGACCTGCACCGGGAAGTCTCGCAGGACATCGACGCGGAGATCGAAACCGCGCTGGAGCGACTCGGCCCGCTGGCGAGCACGACCAGGAACTCGGTGGCCAAGCTCTTGGAGCACCGCAAACTGAGACATCCCCTCTCGGTGCTGCCGCTGCTCACCCATGCGATAGAGACCGGGAATCCCAAGCCGGCGATCCCGCTGTCCGCCGTGCACCTGCTGTGGTGGACCTCGGCCTGCTATCTCGACGACCTGGCGGACGCCAACGGCGCATCCATCTCGGGCGAGCTCACGGAGAACGAAGCACTGCTCGCATCCGTCATCACAGGAAACGCGCTCCCCATTCAGATCCTCCTGGAGCAGGATCTCCCGGAGTCGGCGCGCAGTGCGCTGATAACCGAGATTCTGAACGGCTGGATCATAGGCGTCGACGGCCAGATCGACGACATGCGCGGGGACATCGGCAGCGCATCCAGGAAATCGGTCGTCGAGACGTATCGCGGCAAATCCGGCGCACCGTTCGGAATGATCACCGCAATGGCCGCGATATTCTCGGGCACAACGGCCGAGAAGATAGAGCTGTGGCGAGAATTCGGCTATGTTTTCGGCATCCTCTGGCAGATCTTCAACGACCAGGAGGACATCCTCTCCGGCCGCGACGAGGATCTGCTCAACGGCACGGTGACCTATCTCCTCGCCTCCGTCATCGAGGACGCCTCGCCCGTGTCGAGGGAGCGCATCCTGGGCCTGTGCGACGCCGCAGGACGCTCGCATCAGGCCAGGTCGGAGCTCGCGGGCCTGCTGCGGACGCCCGCCGCCCTCGACCGGTACCGCGCGGAGATCGACGCGTTCCGCGCCGAGGGGTACCGCATTCTGGACGAACTGGGCGGCGACGGGACCTACATGCGCGTGCTCCGCCACCTGGTGGACCACGCGTCCCAGATGCTGCTGGAGCCGGAGCTCGTCCCAGCGGTCGTGAGCGGCGCCGCCTGA
- the exaC gene encoding acetaldehyde dehydrogenase ExaC, whose protein sequence is MARYAAPGTEGALMSYAPRYDHFIGGEYVAPARGRYFENPSPVNGRAFTEVARGTAEDVERALDAAHAAAPAWGRTPVAERSSILLRIADRMEQNLEALAVAETWENGKPVRETLAADLPLAVDQFRYFAGALRAQEGALSQLDDDTVAYHFHEPLGVVGQIIPWNFPILMAVWKLAPALAAGNTVVLKPAEQTPASVHYWLSLVADLLPPGVVNIVNGFGEEAGKPLASSPRVAKIAFTGETATGRLIMQYAAEHLKPVTLELGGKSPNLFFDDIWTKDDDLRDKALEGFTMFALNQGEVCTSPSRALIERGRYADFLDAAVARTELIVPGHPLDTDTMIGAQASEEQLRKVLSYVEIGQREGAKILTGGERQHLEGDLAGGFYVQPTVFEGDNRMRIFQEEIFGPVVSVTSFQDFDDAVRIANDTAYGLGAGVWTRDINTAYRAGRAIQAGRVWTNCYHAYPAHAAFGGYKQSGIGRETHKMMLEHYQQTKNMLVSYSPKRLGFF, encoded by the coding sequence ATGGCCCGTTACGCTGCGCCCGGTACCGAGGGGGCGCTCATGTCGTACGCGCCGCGCTACGACCACTTCATCGGCGGCGAGTACGTCGCACCCGCCCGCGGCCGGTACTTCGAGAACCCCTCCCCCGTCAACGGCCGGGCCTTCACGGAGGTCGCGCGGGGCACCGCCGAGGACGTGGAGCGGGCCCTGGACGCGGCCCACGCGGCCGCGCCCGCCTGGGGGCGCACGCCGGTCGCCGAGCGGTCGTCGATCCTGCTGCGCATCGCGGACCGGATGGAGCAGAACCTGGAGGCCCTCGCGGTCGCGGAGACCTGGGAGAACGGCAAGCCGGTACGGGAGACCCTGGCGGCCGACCTGCCCCTGGCCGTGGACCAGTTCCGGTACTTCGCGGGAGCACTGCGCGCGCAGGAGGGCGCGCTGAGCCAGCTGGACGACGACACCGTCGCCTACCACTTCCACGAACCGCTGGGTGTGGTCGGGCAGATCATCCCGTGGAACTTCCCGATCCTGATGGCGGTGTGGAAGCTGGCTCCGGCGCTGGCGGCGGGCAACACCGTGGTCCTGAAGCCCGCCGAGCAGACCCCGGCGTCCGTCCACTACTGGCTGAGCCTGGTGGCGGACCTGCTGCCGCCGGGCGTGGTCAACATCGTCAACGGCTTCGGGGAGGAGGCGGGCAAGCCGCTCGCGTCCAGCCCGCGGGTGGCGAAGATCGCCTTCACCGGGGAGACCGCGACGGGGCGGTTGATCATGCAGTACGCGGCCGAGCACCTGAAGCCGGTCACGCTGGAGCTGGGCGGCAAGAGCCCGAACCTCTTCTTCGACGACATCTGGACGAAGGACGACGACCTGCGCGACAAGGCGCTGGAGGGGTTCACGATGTTCGCCCTCAACCAGGGCGAGGTGTGCACGAGCCCGTCGCGCGCCCTGATCGAGCGGGGCCGGTACGCGGACTTCCTGGACGCGGCGGTGGCCCGCACCGAGCTGATCGTGCCGGGGCACCCGTTGGACACGGACACCATGATCGGGGCGCAGGCGTCCGAGGAGCAGCTCAGGAAGGTCCTGTCCTACGTGGAGATCGGGCAGCGGGAGGGCGCGAAGATCCTCACGGGCGGCGAGCGGCAACACCTGGAGGGCGATCTCGCGGGCGGCTTCTATGTCCAGCCGACCGTCTTCGAGGGCGACAACCGCATGCGGATCTTCCAGGAGGAGATCTTCGGCCCGGTGGTGTCGGTGACCTCCTTCCAGGACTTCGACGACGCCGTACGGATCGCGAACGACACCGCGTACGGCCTGGGCGCGGGAGTCTGGACCCGGGACATCAACACGGCCTACCGGGCGGGCCGCGCGATCCAGGCGGGCCGGGTCTGGACGAACTGCTACCACGCGTACCCGGCCCACGCGGCCTTCGGCGGATACAAGCAGTCGGGCATCGGCCGCGAGACCCACAAGATGATGCTGGAGCACTACCAGCAGACGAAGAACATGCTGGTCAGCTACTCCCCGAAGAGGCTCGGCTTCTTCTAG